One stretch of Streptomyces peucetius DNA includes these proteins:
- the leuE gene encoding leucine efflux protein LeuE, with the protein MLGVIDLPTYLAGLVLIILLPGPNSLYVLSVAARRGVRTGYRAAAGVWCGDTVLMVLSAAGVASLLQANALLFGIVKFAGAGYLTWLAIGMLRAAWSMWRTRRERVADAVADVPEGERPFRRAFVISLLNPKAILFFIAFFVQFVDPAYAYPALSFTVLGSLAQLASVLYLTLLIFTGTHLAAAFRRRKRLSAGATSAAGALFLGFAVKLSLAGA; encoded by the coding sequence ATGCTGGGTGTCATCGATCTGCCGACCTATCTCGCCGGCCTTGTCCTGATCATTCTGCTGCCGGGGCCGAACTCGCTCTACGTGCTGTCCGTGGCCGCCCGCCGCGGTGTGCGCACGGGTTACCGGGCCGCCGCGGGCGTGTGGTGCGGCGACACCGTCCTCATGGTGCTCTCCGCCGCGGGCGTGGCCTCGCTGCTGCAGGCGAACGCGCTGCTGTTCGGAATCGTGAAGTTCGCGGGTGCCGGATATCTGACCTGGCTGGCGATCGGGATGCTGCGCGCCGCCTGGTCCATGTGGCGCACGCGGCGTGAGCGGGTGGCGGACGCGGTCGCCGACGTCCCGGAGGGGGAGCGGCCGTTCCGCCGGGCGTTCGTGATCAGCCTGCTCAACCCGAAGGCGATCCTGTTCTTCATCGCCTTCTTCGTGCAGTTCGTCGACCCGGCCTACGCGTATCCGGCGCTGTCGTTCACGGTGCTCGGCTCGCTGGCGCAGCTGGCCAGCGTCCTGTACCTGACGCTGCTGATCTTCACGGGCACGCACCTCGCGGCCGCGTTCCGCCGTCGGAAGCGGCTGTCGGCGGGCGCGACGTCGGCGGCGGGCGCGCTGTTCCTCGGCTTCGCGGTGAAGCTGTCGCTGGCGGGCGCGTAG